One Nodosilinea sp. FACHB-141 DNA window includes the following coding sequences:
- a CDS encoding pentapeptide repeat-containing protein, giving the protein MAAPAPEPQEKVNLSWKERLTLIDTLNRLPLSQFLVIETALAVPADVLPGLDAPQGQRSAALMRWLEGSSGPGNLGPLLDVLNEIGIQVFGRSASQMKRNDTATRTLKVKLEGDFNELDREQLKKLLMAFQELAQDFNVEMNRVSPGSIDIELKGTASSLRRIKELIDSHEFDSIAGLAGLGTGDIISITKVIGLDLGEADLRRADLIRADLAMANLRGALLIGANLIEANLRGADLREANLYGANLRGADLRRVNLHRADLSEAILVGADLIGTNLREANLREATLSGADLREADFSGANVEKAFFANSSGLTPDTKLNLLLRGAIFQDFPGPDVRSYGLRS; this is encoded by the coding sequence ATGGCCGCACCGGCACCAGAGCCACAGGAGAAGGTCAATCTTTCCTGGAAGGAACGACTGACGTTGATTGATACACTCAATCGACTGCCGTTGTCTCAATTTTTGGTAATCGAAACTGCCTTAGCAGTTCCCGCTGATGTTCTGCCAGGGTTGGATGCTCCACAAGGGCAACGATCTGCGGCCTTGATGCGCTGGCTTGAAGGGTCAAGTGGGCCAGGAAATCTGGGGCCACTGCTAGATGTTTTGAATGAAATAGGTATACAGGTATTTGGCAGATCTGCCTCTCAAATGAAGAGGAACGATACTGCCACAAGAACGTTGAAAGTCAAGCTAGAAGGTGACTTTAACGAGTTGGACAGAGAACAGCTAAAGAAGCTGCTCATGGCTTTTCAAGAATTGGCTCAGGACTTCAACGTTGAAATGAACAGAGTAAGTCCAGGGAGTATTGATATTGAATTAAAAGGAACTGCATCGTCGTTAAGAAGAATAAAGGAGCTTATTGATAGCCATGAATTTGATTCCATTGCAGGATTAGCTGGACTTGGTACTGGGGATATCATCTCAATAACAAAAGTGATAGGTCTTGACCTTGGCGAGGCTGACCTTCGCAGGGCTGACCTCATCAGGGCTGACCTTGCCATGGCTAATCTTCGCGGGGCTCTCCTTATCGGGGCTAACCTTATCGAGGCTAACCTTCGCGGGGCTGACCTTCGCGAGGCTAACCTTTACGGGGCTAACCTTCGCGGGGCTGACCTTCGCAGGGTTAACCTTCACAGGGCTGACCTCAGCGAGGCCATTCTTGTCGGGGCTGACCTTATTGGGACTAACCTTCGCGAGGCTAACCTTCGCGAAGCTACCCTTAGCGGGGCTGACCTTCGCGAGGCTGACTTTAGCGGAGCTAATGTTGAGAAGGCATTCTTCGCAAACAGCTCAGGCCTTACTCCAGACACAAAATTGAATCTCCTGCTCCGGGGTGCAATCTTCCAAGACTTCCCCGGCCCCGATGTCCGTAGCTACGGCCTGCGGAGCTAG